One genomic region from Quercus robur chromosome 4, dhQueRobu3.1, whole genome shotgun sequence encodes:
- the LOC126723538 gene encoding DEAD-box ATP-dependent RNA helicase 21-like, with the protein MKRSLTKDVSAVNVTSSALKPVFITRAEREALALKRRQQEADEINKSRQSLLSSASNNHNSHDLNKPSDSDRHRDRDRDRDRDRDRRNRDRDREEDAKSRERARLEKLAERERVKEFDSIKEQYLGSKKPKKRVIRPSDKFRFSFDWENTEDTSRDLNALYQNPHEAQPLFGRGFRAGVDRREQKKLAAKNEKETREEIRRKDGVEERPEEAAAQKLKEQAAEKYGNLDMRVDRHWSDKKLEEMRERDWRIFREDFSISYRGSKIPSPMRAWDESKLSRELLKAVEKAGYKKPSPIQMAAIPLGLQQRDVIGIAETGSGKTAAFVLPMLSYITRLPPMNEENEAEGPYAVVMAPTRELAQQIEEETNKFAEHLGIRVVSIVGGQSIEEQGFKIRQGCEVVIATPGRLIDCLERRYAVLNQCNYVVLDEADRMIDMGFEPQVMGVLDAMPSSNLKPENEDEELDGKKIYRTTYMFSATMPPAVERLARKYLRNPVVVTIGTAGKTTDLISQHVMMVKESEKFSRLQRLLNELGDKTAIVFVNTRKNADNVAKNLDKAGYRVTTLHGGKSQEQREISLEGFRTKRYNVLVATDVAGRGIDIPNVAQVINFDMHGSIDTYTHRIGRTGRAGKTGVATTFLTLSDSDVFYDLKQMLIQSNSSVPNELARHEASKFKPGSVPDRPPRRNDYVFAH; encoded by the coding sequence ATGAAACGTAGTTTAACTAAAGACGTTTCCGCCGTCAACGTCACAAGCTCCGCCTTGAAACCCGTTTTCATAACGAGAGCGGAGCGTGAAGCCTTAGCCCTAAAACGCCGTCAACAAGAAGCCGACGAAATCAACAAAAGCCGTCAAAGCCTCCTCTCCTCCGCTTCCAACAACCACAACAGCCACGATCTCAACAAACCCTCCGATTCCGATCGCCACCGCGATCGCGATCGCGACCGTGATCGTGACCGAGATCGACGCAATAGAGACCGTGACCGCGAAGAGGATGCCAAGTCTCGCGAGCGCGCGCGGTTGGAGAAATTGGCGGAGCGAGAGCGCGTGAAAGAGTTCGACTCCATTAAAGAGCAGTACTTAGGGTCGAAGAAGCCTAAGAAGCGAGTTATCAGACCCAGCGACAAGTTCAGATTCTCGTTCGATTGGGAGAACACGGAGGACACTTCTCGTGACCTGAACGCACTCTACCAAAACCCTCACGAGGCTCAGCCCTTGTTCGGAAGAGGCTTCCGCGCCGGCGTCGACCGCCGCGAGCAGAAGAAGCTCGCTGCCAAGAACGAGAAGGAGACGCGCGAGGAGATTCGCCGGAAGGATGGGGTGGAGGAGAGGCCGGAGGAGGCGGCGGCTCAGAAACTCAAAGAACAAGCTGCTGAAAAGTACGGCAATCTGGACATGAGAGTCGATCGGCACTGGAGTGATAAGAAGCTCGAGGAAATGAGGGAGAGAGATTGGAGGATTTTCAGAGAGGATTTCAGTATCTCCTACAGGGGTTCGAAGATTCCTAGCCCTATGAGGGCTTGGGACGAGAGCAAATTGAGTCGAGAGCTGTTGAAGGCGGTCGAGAAAGCCGGGTACAAGAAGCCTTCGCCTATTCAAATGGCGGCCATTCCACTCGGCCTACAACAGCGCGACGTGATTGGGATTGCCGAAACCGGTTCTGGCAAGACTGCTGCTTTCGTTCTCCCTATGCTCAGTTACATTACTAGGCTGCCTCCAATGAATGAAGAGAACGAGGCCGAAGGGCCTTATGCAGTTGTAATGGCACCCACTCGCGAGCTTGCTCAACAGATTGAGGAAGAAACTAATAAGTTTGCTGAGCATTTGGGGATCAGAGTGGTCTCCATTGTTGGTGGGCAGTCGATTGAGGAACAAGGGTTTAAAATTAGGCAAGGGTGTGAGGTTGTCATCGCTACACCGGGGCGTTTGATTGATTGTTTGGAGAGGCGTTACGCGGTTCTCAATCAGTGTAATTATGTTGTTCTTGATGAGGCTGATCGGATGATAGATATGGGATTTGAGCCACAGGTTATGGGTGTGTTGGATGCAATGCCTTCTAGCAATTTGAAACCCGAAAACGAAGATGAAGAGCTTGATGGGAAGAAGATTTATAGAACCACTTATATGTTTAGTGCCACCATGCCGCCTGCAGTGGAGCGCCTTGCTAGAAAGTATCTGAGGAATCCTGTTGTGGTAACTATAGGCACTGCTGGAAAGACCACAGATTTGATATCCCAACATGTGATGATGGTTAAGGAATCGGAGAAGTTTTCTAGGTTACAAAGATTGCTTAACGAACTTGGTGATAAGACTGCAATTGTGTTTGTTAACACTAGGAAGAATGCAGATAATGTTGCCAAGAACTTGGATAAGGCAGGCTATCGTGTTACAACCTTACATGGTGGAAAGTCGCAGGAGCAGAGGGAAATTAGTCTTGAGGGGTTTAGGACAAAAAGATACAATGTCCTTGTTGCCACCGATGTTGCGGGGCGTGGGATTGACATACCCAATGTCGCCCAAGTCATAAATTTCGATATGCATGGGAGTATTGACACATACACGCATCGTATTGGACGAACAGGGCGTGCAGGCAAGACGGGTGTGGCCACTACATTCTTGACTCTTTCAGACTCTGATGTCTTCTATGATCTCAAGCAGATGCTTATCCAGAGTAACAGTAGTGTTCCTAATGAACTTGCAAGACACGAGGCTTCCAAGTTCAAGCCAGGTTCAGTTCCTGATAGACCACCAAGACGCAATGACTATGTTTTTGCCCATTGA